ACCCGGACGACCTCGGCTACCGTCCCGGCCCCCTGGGCCGCCTCGGCGTCTGGGTCACCCACCACCGCCGCCTCACCGCAGCGATCTGGGTGCTCCTGGTCGTCGGCCTCGGCGTCTTCGCCCCCAAGGTGGAGGCCAACCTCTCCGGCGCCGGCTGGCAGGCCGACGGCTCGGAGTCGGTCGCGGTGCGCGAGCTGGCCACCGAGAGCTTCGGCGGCAACGCCAGCTCGGCGATCCAGGTCGTCGTGCACAGCACCGACGGTCCCGTCACCGAGGGTCGCGGGGGCGACGTCCTCGACGAGGTCACCGCGCTCCTCGAGTCCGAGCCCCGCATCGCCGAGGTGATCGCCCCCCAACCGGGTGCGTCCCTCAGCCAGGACGGCAGCACCGCCGTCGTCCTCGCCGGCGCCGGGGCCGACCCGAACGAGATGGTACGGGTCGCCGACGACATCAAGGGCGAGCTCGAGGCCCTGTCCGGCGACGGCGTCGAGGTCAACCCGACCGGCGCCTCCCTGCTGTGGTCGGACTTCAACGAGGCCAACCTCGAGGCGATGCTGAAGTCGGAGATGCTTTCGTGGCCGGTGACCCTGGCCATCCTCGTCCTGGCCTTCGGCGCGCTCGTCGCCGCCGGCCTCCCGCTGATCCTCACCCTCGCCGGCCTCGTGGCGTCGGCCGGCTCGCTCGTGCTCATCAACGAGCTCGTCCCGGTCTCCATCTGGGCGATGAACTTCGCGATGATGTTCGCCCTCGCGCTCGGCATCGACTACGCGCTCTTCCTCGTGGTCCGCTTCCGCGCCGCCCGCATGGGCCACCACGAGACCGCCCGCCAGGCGATCGCCGAGACCATGGACACCGCCGGCAAGGCGGTCCTGCTCTCCGGCATCACCGTGCTCGTCTCGCTCTCGGCCGTGATGCTCGTGCCCTCACCGTCGTTCCGCTCGATGGCCGGCGGCATCATGCTCGCGGTGACGTTCGTGCTGGCGGCGACACTGACGCTGCTGCCACTCGTGCTCTTCTCGCTCGACCACCGCATCAACAAGCTGGCCCTGAAGTGGGTGCACACGGGCGAGCACCGCTCGCCGAAGTTCGCCGCCTGGGGTGAGCGGCTGTGGAAGCGGCCGGTCGCCTTCGGCCTGGCCGCCCTCGTCGTGCTGCTGGCCCTCGCAGCACCCGTCATGGGCCTGCGCACGGCGATGCCGTCCATCCAGGTCCTGCCCGAGGAGGCCAGCGCCCGCGTCGGCTACGACCGGGTCCAGGAGGCCTTCGGCGAAGGTGCCCCGGGCACGCTGCAGGTCGTCGCCGACAAGGCCGACGCCGAGACGACGTACGACGCCCTGGTGGCCGATGCCGGCATCGCCGGTGCCATGCCCGCCCAGCCCGCGACCGACGACAGCGGGACCGTGCTGTTCCAGGCGGTGCCGACGGTGGATCCGTCCGACCCCGCGCTCGGCGAGACCGTCGACCGGCTGCGCGCGGAGCTCCCCGCGAGCGCACTCGTCGGGGGCGCCGCGGTGGAGAACCTCGACCTCAAGACCCAGCTCGACGAGTCGACCCCGCTGGTCATCGGCGTGGTGCTGGCGCTCGGCTTCCTGCTGCTGCTCGTCGCGCTCCAGGCGCCGCTGATCTCGTTGCTCGGCACGCTCGCGAGCCTGCTCTCGACCGCCGCCGCCTTCGGCGTGGCCCGCCTGGTCTTCCAGGACGGGATCGGGGCCGACCTGCTCGGCTTCGAGTCGCAGGGCTTCCTCGACGCGTGGGCCCCGGTGTTCTTCTTCGCGATGATCTTCGCGATCGCCATGGACTACACCGTCTTCCTCCTCGCCTCGGCAAAGGAGCACTACGAGCGCTCGGACGACCCGCATGAGGCGATGGTCGGCTCCCTGGCCCACTCCGGACGCGTCATCTTCGCCGCGGGCGCGGTCATGGTCGCGGTGTTCTTCACCTTCGCCCTGTCCGGGCCGCTTCCGCCCAAGGAGATGGGCATCGTTCTCGGCGTCGCCGTCCTGCTCGACGCCTTCCTCGTGCGGCTGGTGCTGCTGCCGGTCATGCTCCGGCTCACCGGCCGCGCGGCATGGTGGAGCCCGCGCTGGCTGACCCGAGTGCTGCCCACCATCACGTTCTCCCACGGCTGATCCCGGCCGACCCCACACCCCGAGCAATCCCACACAGAAGGAGATCCACATGTGCCGAGCAGTGCGATGCAAGACCTGCGGCAAGACCACCTGGGCCGGTTGCGGCCAGCACGTCGGTCAGGTGCGGGCCGGCGTCCCCGCCAAGGACTGGTGCAACGGCCAGCACACCGCTGCGGAGAAGCAGGCCGGCGGCTCCGGCGGCGGCTTCCTCTC
This sequence is a window from Nocardioides sp. S5. Protein-coding genes within it:
- a CDS encoding MMPL family transporter codes for the protein MTSTATRRHAAHRSPDRLPDPDDLGYRPGPLGRLGVWVTHHRRLTAAIWVLLVVGLGVFAPKVEANLSGAGWQADGSESVAVRELATESFGGNASSAIQVVVHSTDGPVTEGRGGDVLDEVTALLESEPRIAEVIAPQPGASLSQDGSTAVVLAGAGADPNEMVRVADDIKGELEALSGDGVEVNPTGASLLWSDFNEANLEAMLKSEMLSWPVTLAILVLAFGALVAAGLPLILTLAGLVASAGSLVLINELVPVSIWAMNFAMMFALALGIDYALFLVVRFRAARMGHHETARQAIAETMDTAGKAVLLSGITVLVSLSAVMLVPSPSFRSMAGGIMLAVTFVLAATLTLLPLVLFSLDHRINKLALKWVHTGEHRSPKFAAWGERLWKRPVAFGLAALVVLLALAAPVMGLRTAMPSIQVLPEEASARVGYDRVQEAFGEGAPGTLQVVADKADAETTYDALVADAGIAGAMPAQPATDDSGTVLFQAVPTVDPSDPALGETVDRLRAELPASALVGGAAVENLDLKTQLDESTPLVIGVVLALGFLLLLVALQAPLISLLGTLASLLSTAAAFGVARLVFQDGIGADLLGFESQGFLDAWAPVFFFAMIFAIAMDYTVFLLASAKEHYERSDDPHEAMVGSLAHSGRVIFAAGAVMVAVFFTFALSGPLPPKEMGIVLGVAVLLDAFLVRLVLLPVMLRLTGRAAWWSPRWLTRVLPTITFSHG